Proteins encoded in a region of the Ruegeria sp. AD91A genome:
- a CDS encoding 6,7-dimethyl-8-ribityllumazine synthase gives MAEQDKHGILPTPSFDKPVKLLIVAAPFYRSIADNLIAGATAEIEATGGTCEVVEVPGALEIPTAIAMADRQCNFDGYVALGCVIRGETTHYETVCNDSSRAIQLMGLQGLCIGNGILTVENDEQAEVRANPEKMNKGGGAAAAALHLIALSRKWGSSKKGVGFKPPSESILVAGDNNGPTTA, from the coding sequence ATGGCTGAACAAGACAAACACGGGATTCTGCCGACACCCAGTTTCGACAAACCGGTGAAACTATTGATCGTGGCGGCCCCGTTCTACCGCTCGATTGCCGACAACCTGATCGCGGGTGCCACGGCTGAAATCGAAGCAACTGGCGGGACCTGTGAAGTGGTCGAAGTTCCCGGCGCGCTGGAAATTCCCACAGCCATCGCCATGGCCGACCGACAGTGTAATTTTGACGGCTATGTCGCGCTGGGCTGCGTCATTCGCGGTGAGACCACGCATTACGAAACCGTCTGCAACGATTCCAGCCGGGCCATTCAATTGATGGGCCTGCAGGGGTTGTGCATCGGCAATGGTATATTGACCGTCGAGAATGACGAACAGGCCGAAGTGCGCGCCAACCCCGAAAAGATGAATAAAGGGGGCGGCGCGGCCGCTGCGGCCTTGCATCTGATTGCGCTCAGCCGTAAGTGGGGCTCTTCCAAAAAGGGCGTCGGCTTCAAGCCGCCGTCCGAGTCCATCCTAGTGGCGGGCGACAACAACGGACCCACGACAGCATGA
- a CDS encoding DUF4166 domain-containing protein, producing the protein MSWDPFLQALGSVDDVPDAVLRLHSSEASYSGRCDIELGAGALVAFATRVAGFPQDGKDVAVSVKVRSEGQAVIWERDFAGHRTTSCLTYDSTRASVREDFGAISIWLKPSWQNGALYIRILRLTVLGIPVPFFAVPRSHTREWQDATGRFRFDVSAEAPGLGLLIRYQGWLTPDHAMHEAG; encoded by the coding sequence ATGTCGTGGGATCCGTTTTTGCAGGCGCTGGGTTCGGTTGATGACGTGCCAGATGCGGTCCTTCGGCTGCACAGCTCCGAGGCATCCTACTCAGGTCGATGCGATATCGAGCTTGGCGCAGGTGCCTTGGTTGCTTTTGCAACGCGCGTGGCCGGATTTCCGCAGGACGGAAAGGACGTCGCAGTATCAGTGAAGGTACGCTCAGAAGGTCAGGCCGTAATTTGGGAACGCGACTTCGCCGGCCATCGCACAACCTCCTGTCTGACCTATGACAGCACGCGGGCAAGTGTCCGCGAGGATTTCGGAGCGATTTCAATCTGGCTGAAGCCCAGCTGGCAGAACGGCGCGCTGTATATCAGGATCCTCCGCCTGACAGTATTGGGCATCCCGGTACCTTTTTTTGCGGTGCCACGTTCGCATACACGGGAATGGCAGGATGCAACGGGCCGGTTCAGGTTCGACGTGTCAGCAGAGGCACCTGGATTGGGTCTGCTGATCCGCTATCAGGGCTGGCTCACGCCGGATCACGCAATGCACGAAGCGGGTTGA
- the ribB gene encoding 3,4-dihydroxy-2-butanone-4-phosphate synthase, giving the protein MSFETPGPVEAQLRDAISPIEDIIEEARAGRMYILVDHEDRENEGDLVIPAEFADAEAINFMATHGRGLICLPMTAERIDALGLPMMAVNNSSRHETAFTVSIEAREGVSTGISAADRALTVATAINEQNTMAHIATPGHVFPLRAKRGGVLVRAGHTEAAVDISRLAGLNPSGVICEIMNADGTMARLPDLVEIAKEHNMKIGTISDLISYRSRNDNLVVETSRETVTSEYGGEWEMRIFTDQTHGIEHVVMIKGDITTPEPVLTRTHALHEAPDILGLGPKSSRELPRAMEKIAEEGRGVVCLFRQPRNSLYAVEDEGPRTIKQTGLGAQILSKMGIQELVLLTDSPETVYLGLDAFGLSIVGTRSILKED; this is encoded by the coding sequence ATGAGCTTTGAAACCCCCGGACCGGTCGAGGCCCAGTTGCGCGACGCGATCAGCCCGATCGAGGATATCATCGAAGAGGCGCGTGCAGGCCGGATGTACATTCTGGTCGATCATGAAGATCGTGAGAACGAGGGCGATCTGGTGATCCCCGCCGAGTTTGCAGATGCCGAGGCGATCAACTTCATGGCTACCCACGGGCGCGGTCTGATCTGTTTGCCGATGACGGCGGAACGGATAGATGCGTTGGGACTGCCGATGATGGCCGTGAACAACTCGTCCCGGCACGAGACCGCCTTTACGGTATCGATTGAGGCGCGCGAAGGTGTCAGCACCGGGATTTCAGCCGCCGACCGGGCGCTGACCGTTGCGACCGCAATCAACGAACAGAACACGATGGCGCATATCGCCACCCCGGGGCATGTCTTCCCGTTGCGGGCAAAGCGGGGCGGGGTGCTAGTGCGCGCTGGCCATACTGAGGCCGCCGTGGATATCTCGCGCCTTGCCGGGCTTAACCCGTCAGGAGTGATCTGCGAGATCATGAATGCAGACGGAACCATGGCGCGCCTGCCGGATCTGGTCGAGATCGCCAAAGAGCACAATATGAAAATCGGCACGATCAGCGATCTGATCAGCTACCGGTCGCGCAACGACAATCTGGTTGTCGAGACCTCGCGTGAAACAGTCACCTCGGAATACGGTGGTGAGTGGGAAATGCGGATTTTCACCGATCAGACCCACGGCATTGAACATGTTGTCATGATCAAGGGTGACATCACCACACCAGAGCCTGTTCTGACGCGTACACACGCCCTGCACGAAGCACCTGATATCCTGGGTCTTGGTCCGAAGTCTTCCCGCGAGTTGCCGCGCGCGATGGAAAAAATCGCCGAGGAGGGACGTGGTGTGGTCTGCCTGTTCCGTCAGCCGCGCAACTCACTGTATGCGGTCGAGGATGAAGGCCCGCGCACCATAAAGCAAACCGGTCTCGGGGCGCAGATCCTGTCCAAGATGGGTATTCAGGAACTGGTGCTTCTGACCGACTCTCCTGAAACGGTGTATCTGGGGCTCGACGCGTTTGGCTTGTCCATCGTCGGCACCCGCTCGATTCTGAAGGAAGACTGA
- a CDS encoding polysaccharide biosynthesis/export family protein has translation MRGVSLVATIGLLAACQLPKSGPNKTEILAGAVQNGGNAFVVEVDDRVTRLTSAVPQFGFSSSFSSAQALTADTVRPGDVLGLTIWENVDDGLLSGETGTATALDEVQVDSDGFIFVPYAGRIRAAGNTPEQLRVLITNKLREQTPDPQIEVRRVAGDGSTVSLTGTVASPGIYPIERPTRSLLGMLSQAGGVSVASDIALVTLIRGGQKGTVWYEDLFRNPKLDVALRGGDRILVEEDSRSYIALGATGGQSRVAFESQDLSALEALAQVGGLLTLSSDPTGIFILRKERQDVARSITGRADFKGDQRMIYLLNLTAPNGLFIARDFVIRDDDTIYVTEAPYAQWSKSISLIAGGLTPIANVATLTGN, from the coding sequence ATGCGGGGGGTTTCCCTTGTGGCCACAATCGGCTTGCTGGCGGCCTGCCAACTTCCGAAATCCGGGCCAAACAAGACCGAAATTCTGGCTGGCGCAGTTCAGAATGGCGGCAACGCGTTTGTCGTCGAAGTCGATGATCGCGTGACACGCCTCACATCCGCCGTGCCTCAGTTTGGCTTTTCTTCCTCGTTCAGCAGCGCCCAGGCCTTGACCGCCGACACTGTACGGCCCGGAGACGTGCTGGGCCTGACCATATGGGAAAACGTGGACGACGGTTTGCTGTCCGGCGAAACCGGTACGGCAACCGCCCTGGATGAAGTTCAGGTCGACAGCGACGGTTTTATTTTTGTCCCTTATGCAGGTCGGATTCGGGCCGCAGGGAACACGCCGGAACAGCTTCGCGTTTTGATCACGAACAAGCTGCGTGAACAGACACCCGACCCACAGATCGAAGTGCGGCGTGTTGCTGGTGACGGATCCACCGTCTCGCTGACGGGAACTGTCGCATCTCCCGGCATCTATCCGATCGAACGCCCAACCCGTTCGCTGCTTGGCATGCTGTCTCAGGCGGGCGGGGTTTCTGTAGCGTCAGATATCGCGCTGGTGACTCTGATCCGAGGGGGTCAAAAGGGCACCGTCTGGTACGAAGACCTGTTCCGCAATCCAAAACTGGACGTCGCATTGCGTGGCGGAGACCGCATTTTGGTGGAAGAAGATAGCAGATCATACATCGCTCTAGGTGCCACAGGTGGCCAATCGCGCGTCGCCTTTGAAAGCCAGGATCTTTCTGCGCTGGAAGCATTGGCCCAGGTCGGTGGTTTACTGACGCTGTCCTCTGATCCAACCGGTATTTTCATTCTGCGAAAAGAACGCCAGGACGTCGCACGCAGTATCACCGGACGCGCCGATTTTAAGGGCGACCAGCGTATGATCTACCTGCTGAACCTGACGGCCCCCAACGGCCTGTTCATTGCGCGGGATTTCGTGATCCGCGACGATGATACGATTTATGTGACCGAAGCACCCTATGCACAGTGGAGCAAATCCATCTCGCTTATCGCTGGTGGCCTGACCCCCATCGCAAACGTTGCCACGCTGACCGGCAACTGA
- the ribD gene encoding bifunctional diaminohydroxyphosphoribosylaminopyrimidine deaminase/5-amino-6-(5-phosphoribosylamino)uracil reductase RibD encodes MNEADKRFMALALSLGRRGQGTCWPNPAVGCVIVRDDRIIGRGWTQPGGRPHAETEALAQAGQGARGATAYVTLEPCAHHGKTPPCAEALIAAGVSRVVAAVEDSDPRVAGQGFTMLREAGIEVVTGLLAEQAERDLAGFFLKTEQGRPLVTLKMASSFDGRIATSTGHSQWITGPQARRAVHAMRARHDAVMVGAGTARADDPSLTVRDLGVEHQPVRVVVSRHMDISLMGQLARTASKIPVWLCHAHHPDAERAKAWEGLGAKLIPCALKDHHIDALDLLQQLGQAGLTSVFCEGGAALAASLLAEDLVDELIGFTAGLTIGAEGLAAVGTLGLETLEVAPRFDLIETQAVGGDVLHRWRRASE; translated from the coding sequence GTGAACGAAGCAGATAAGCGATTTATGGCGCTTGCCCTGTCTTTGGGGCGGCGCGGTCAGGGGACGTGCTGGCCGAACCCCGCCGTGGGGTGTGTCATCGTTCGTGATGACCGGATCATTGGGCGGGGCTGGACACAACCGGGTGGCCGCCCTCATGCCGAGACCGAAGCATTGGCACAGGCCGGACAGGGTGCGCGTGGTGCGACCGCCTATGTAACGCTGGAGCCCTGTGCCCATCACGGCAAAACGCCGCCCTGCGCCGAGGCCTTGATTGCGGCAGGTGTATCCCGTGTTGTGGCCGCTGTCGAAGACAGCGATCCGCGCGTGGCTGGGCAGGGTTTTACCATGTTGCGTGAGGCGGGAATTGAGGTCGTTACAGGCCTTCTTGCGGAACAGGCAGAACGGGATCTGGCGGGTTTCTTCCTCAAAACAGAACAGGGCCGACCTCTTGTGACGCTGAAGATGGCCAGCAGTTTTGACGGGCGTATCGCGACCTCGACAGGGCACAGCCAATGGATCACCGGACCGCAGGCACGGCGTGCGGTCCATGCCATGCGTGCACGTCACGATGCGGTGATGGTCGGGGCCGGAACGGCACGCGCCGACGACCCATCGCTGACCGTACGGGATCTTGGCGTAGAACATCAGCCTGTACGCGTCGTGGTGTCGCGCCATATGGACATATCCCTGATGGGTCAGCTGGCACGCACGGCATCGAAAATTCCTGTTTGGCTTTGCCATGCGCATCATCCGGATGCCGAACGTGCGAAAGCCTGGGAAGGACTGGGCGCCAAGCTGATCCCCTGCGCGTTGAAGGACCACCATATCGATGCGTTGGATCTGCTTCAGCAACTGGGTCAGGCCGGTCTGACCAGCGTCTTCTGCGAAGGTGGGGCTGCGCTTGCGGCCTCGTTGCTGGCTGAGGATCTGGTGGACGAACTGATCGGGTTCACTGCCGGTTTGACCATCGGAGCCGAAGGCCTGGCCGCGGTCGGGACACTTGGTCTGGAAACGCTGGAGGTCGCACCGAGGTTCGATTTGATCGAAACGCAGGCGGTCGGCGGGGATGTTTTGCACCGTTGGCGCAGAGCGTCGGAATAA
- the nrdR gene encoding transcriptional regulator NrdR translates to MRCPFCGNIDTQVKDSRPAEDHVAIRRRRFCPACGGRFTTYERVQLRDLVVIKTNGKREDFDRDKLERSIRISMQKRPVDPERIDQMISGIVRRLESMGDTDIPSNKIGEIVMEALARIDTVAYVRFASVYKNFQAADDFEEFVHELRPPQPSTDE, encoded by the coding sequence ATGCGCTGCCCGTTTTGCGGAAATATCGACACTCAGGTGAAAGATTCACGCCCGGCAGAGGACCACGTGGCTATCCGCCGACGCCGGTTCTGCCCGGCCTGTGGCGGACGGTTCACGACCTACGAACGTGTGCAGCTGCGTGATCTGGTTGTCATAAAAACCAATGGTAAACGCGAGGATTTCGATCGCGACAAGCTGGAGCGTTCGATCCGCATCTCGATGCAGAAACGGCCCGTTGATCCCGAACGGATCGATCAGATGATCTCGGGCATCGTGCGCCGTCTGGAAAGCATGGGCGACACTGATATCCCGTCCAACAAGATCGGTGAAATCGTTATGGAAGCTCTGGCGCGGATCGACACTGTCGCCTATGTTCGCTTTGCGAGTGTGTACAAGAATTTCCAGGCGGCCGATGATTTCGAGGAGTTCGTCCACGAACTGCGCCCGCCGCAGCCTTCGACTGACGAGTGA
- a CDS encoding riboflavin synthase: protein MFTGIVTDIGTVTELEQQGDLRARIRTAYDTASIDIGASIASDGVCLTVIALGDDWYDVQISAETVSKTNLDTWAVGKRVNLERALKVGDELGGHIVSGHVDGVAKVVAVEDEGDSTRVTLRAPKELARFIAPKGSVALNGTSLTVNDVSDCEFGINFIPHTKEVTTWGDVGVGDHVNLEIDTLARYVARLAEMS from the coding sequence ATGTTCACAGGGATCGTCACCGACATCGGAACTGTCACCGAGCTGGAACAGCAAGGAGATCTGCGCGCCCGGATCAGGACAGCCTATGACACGGCCAGTATCGATATCGGTGCCTCGATCGCCAGTGATGGCGTGTGCCTGACAGTGATCGCGCTGGGCGACGATTGGTATGATGTTCAGATCAGCGCCGAGACGGTTTCGAAGACCAACCTTGATACATGGGCCGTCGGCAAGCGTGTCAATCTGGAGCGAGCGCTGAAAGTGGGTGATGAACTGGGCGGTCACATTGTTTCGGGCCATGTGGATGGCGTGGCCAAAGTGGTCGCGGTCGAGGATGAAGGCGACAGCACACGTGTCACCTTGCGCGCACCGAAGGAACTGGCCCGGTTCATAGCGCCCAAAGGGTCGGTTGCGCTGAACGGGACATCGCTGACGGTCAATGACGTGAGTGATTGCGAGTTTGGCATCAATTTCATCCCTCACACCAAAGAAGTCACAACCTGGGGCGATGTCGGCGTGGGCGATCACGTCAATCTTGAGATCGATACGCTGGCCCGGTACGTCGCGCGTCTGGCCGAGATGTCCTGA
- a CDS encoding capsular polysaccharide biosynthesis protein produces the protein MVPDPDSAAGAKRTQLFVYNGGFLTQKRLRRILTLSGYDIRLGFPKDGGCVGLWGNSPTAYRGLRVAEKYNAPVLLVEDALLRSLHPGRAGEPPLGLLLDRSGPHFDAAEPSDLEKLLNADPLDDTALLNRARAAIERVRELHLSKYSAFDPDIVAPDPGYVLVIDQTVGDAAVTASVADRARFLEMLVVAQEENPGARILIKTHPETLAGHRQGHFTDQDLSDRVTRFDKPISPWPLLEGAIAVYTVSSQLGFEAILAGHKPRIFGQPFYASWGLTQDEFPVQRRQRNLTRAQLFAAAMLLYPTWYDPYRDQLCELETVLDTLEAQTRAWRQDRHGWTAAGMRLWKRRHLQQIFGRHGKLRFTSTQPVASDRPHMVWASQARESEGAVRVEDGFLRSRGLGAALVPPLSLVTDEIGIYYDPTKPSQLENLIGERATLRPDQELRAERLVERLLADGLSKYNSGQPAPSLPDGHRILVPGQVEDDASILLGTNSVRSNLALLQTARKANPNAILIYKPHPDVEAGLRDGQIDAESLADLVVTRTDPASLLTQVDEVWTMTSLLGFEALLRGVKVTTLGAPFYAGWGLTTDLDTVPVRRGARPSLMGLVHATLIDYPRYFDPITRQPCPVEVAVERLALGYSAPSGPFNRFLAKLQGAFATHAHLWR, from the coding sequence ATGGTACCCGATCCGGACAGCGCAGCCGGGGCCAAGCGCACCCAGCTGTTTGTCTATAACGGTGGCTTCCTGACGCAGAAACGTCTCAGGCGTATTCTGACGCTTTCGGGCTATGACATTCGCCTGGGTTTTCCCAAGGATGGCGGCTGCGTAGGACTCTGGGGTAACAGCCCTACTGCGTATCGGGGTCTACGGGTCGCCGAAAAATACAATGCCCCGGTTCTGCTCGTCGAAGACGCCTTGCTCAGGTCCCTGCATCCGGGCCGTGCCGGTGAACCCCCGTTGGGCCTGTTGCTGGACCGTTCAGGCCCGCATTTTGATGCGGCCGAACCTTCGGACCTTGAGAAGTTGCTGAACGCTGATCCGCTGGACGACACCGCGCTGCTGAACCGCGCGCGTGCCGCGATCGAGCGGGTCAGGGAGCTGCACCTCAGCAAGTATTCAGCGTTTGACCCGGATATTGTCGCACCCGACCCCGGATATGTACTGGTCATCGATCAGACGGTTGGCGATGCTGCTGTCACGGCAAGTGTTGCCGATCGTGCCCGTTTTCTTGAAATGCTGGTGGTCGCACAGGAGGAGAATCCCGGCGCGCGCATTTTGATCAAGACACATCCAGAAACGCTGGCGGGTCATCGTCAGGGGCACTTTACCGATCAGGACCTGTCAGACCGGGTCACTCGGTTTGACAAGCCGATCAGCCCGTGGCCCCTGCTTGAGGGCGCAATCGCGGTCTATACCGTATCCTCGCAACTGGGCTTCGAAGCGATCCTGGCCGGTCACAAACCGCGCATTTTCGGCCAACCTTTCTACGCCAGTTGGGGCCTGACGCAGGATGAATTCCCAGTCCAACGCCGTCAGCGCAATCTGACCCGCGCGCAACTGTTCGCGGCCGCGATGCTGCTTTACCCGACTTGGTACGACCCTTACCGAGATCAGCTGTGCGAACTGGAAACGGTTCTGGACACGTTGGAGGCACAGACCCGCGCGTGGCGGCAGGACAGGCACGGTTGGACCGCCGCTGGCATGCGCTTGTGGAAACGAAGACACTTGCAGCAGATTTTCGGGCGACATGGCAAGTTGCGCTTTACGTCCACACAGCCTGTCGCCTCGGATCGCCCCCATATGGTCTGGGCCAGTCAGGCGCGCGAAAGCGAAGGGGCAGTTCGCGTGGAAGACGGATTCTTGCGTTCACGCGGATTGGGGGCCGCACTTGTTCCGCCTCTATCCTTGGTAACGGACGAAATCGGCATCTACTACGACCCCACAAAACCCAGCCAGTTGGAAAACCTGATCGGCGAGCGCGCAACATTGCGTCCGGATCAGGAATTACGCGCTGAAAGACTTGTTGAGAGATTGCTGGCCGATGGTTTGAGCAAGTATAACTCGGGCCAGCCAGCGCCTTCCCTGCCCGACGGGCATCGTATTCTTGTGCCCGGACAAGTTGAAGATGATGCCTCGATCCTGTTGGGCACCAACTCAGTGCGTAGCAATCTGGCACTGCTGCAAACCGCGCGCAAGGCCAACCCCAACGCGATCCTGATCTACAAACCGCACCCAGATGTCGAAGCCGGGTTGAGGGATGGCCAGATAGACGCAGAGTCTCTTGCGGACCTTGTCGTGACCCGGACTGACCCCGCCTCGCTGCTGACGCAGGTGGACGAGGTGTGGACGATGACATCGCTGTTGGGGTTCGAGGCATTGTTGCGCGGGGTGAAGGTCACGACCCTGGGCGCGCCCTTCTATGCGGGATGGGGCCTGACCACCGATCTGGATACCGTTCCCGTCAGGCGAGGTGCACGGCCGTCGCTGATGGGCTTGGTACACGCCACCTTGATTGACTATCCGCGCTATTTCGATCCGATCACCAGACAACCCTGCCCTGTCGAAGTGGCTGTTGAACGCTTGGCGCTGGGGTATTCGGCACCGTCTGGTCCGTTCAATCGTTTCCTGGCAAAGCTGCAGGGCGCGTTCGCGACGCACGCTCATCTTTGGCGTTGA
- a CDS encoding capsule biosynthesis protein — MPQTPSGSDDRVFLFLQGPHGPFFSALGQMLRATGAQVWRVGFNAGDQAFWFDKACFIAFQNQPGDWPKTLNRLIVDKAVTDIVLYGDTRPVHARAVEIAKSHGLTIHVFEEGYLRPWWVTYERDGSNGHSRLMSLDVDQMRQALAQSDSKAPPPPSHWGDMRQHIFYGALYHWFVMFLNRRYRNFRRHRDLSVSQEFRLYFKRLMLMPVHRLQRSVATARVRWGGFPYHLVLLQLGHDSSVQAHSRFSCMSDFLELVIAGFAQGAPTHHRLVVKEHPLENHREPLHLRAMEIARKHGVQNRVHYVPGGKLASLLDEANSAVTVNSTAGQQVLWRGIPLRIFGRSVYDKTDFVSQQSIAAFFADPDAPDVEAYRSYRQFLLETSQVPGGFYSRRGRRQLLRRAVDMMLSSSDPYQAILNKNEAQTPQLKIVE, encoded by the coding sequence ATGCCGCAAACGCCTTCAGGCTCAGATGATCGGGTCTTCCTGTTCCTTCAGGGGCCTCATGGGCCGTTTTTCTCGGCGCTCGGGCAGATGTTACGCGCCACGGGGGCGCAAGTCTGGCGGGTTGGGTTCAATGCGGGCGATCAGGCCTTCTGGTTTGACAAGGCATGTTTCATCGCATTTCAGAACCAGCCCGGCGATTGGCCCAAAACACTGAACCGATTGATTGTCGACAAGGCGGTCACGGATATCGTTCTTTATGGCGACACAAGACCTGTGCATGCCCGGGCGGTTGAGATCGCCAAGTCGCACGGGCTTACCATTCACGTTTTCGAAGAAGGTTATCTGCGGCCTTGGTGGGTCACGTACGAGCGGGATGGATCAAACGGGCACTCGCGTCTCATGTCATTGGATGTGGACCAGATGCGGCAGGCTCTGGCCCAGTCGGACAGCAAGGCACCTCCGCCTCCGTCACATTGGGGGGATATGCGGCAACATATTTTCTACGGCGCCCTCTATCATTGGTTCGTGATGTTTCTGAACAGGAGATACCGCAATTTCAGGCGCCATCGTGATCTGTCGGTTTCGCAGGAGTTCAGATTGTATTTCAAACGTCTGATGTTGATGCCTGTGCATCGCCTGCAACGCAGCGTTGCGACGGCGCGTGTCAGATGGGGGGGCTTCCCATATCACCTCGTGCTGCTGCAACTCGGGCATGACAGTTCGGTTCAGGCCCATTCCCGTTTCTCCTGTATGTCCGATTTTCTGGAGCTGGTCATTGCCGGATTCGCGCAAGGCGCACCGACGCACCACAGACTGGTCGTGAAAGAGCACCCTCTGGAAAACCACCGTGAACCATTGCACCTGCGTGCCATGGAGATAGCCAGGAAACACGGAGTACAGAACCGTGTTCACTATGTCCCCGGCGGCAAACTGGCAAGTTTACTGGATGAGGCAAATTCGGCCGTCACCGTGAACTCCACTGCGGGGCAGCAGGTCTTGTGGCGGGGTATTCCGCTGCGGATTTTCGGGCGTTCGGTTTATGACAAGACCGACTTCGTATCGCAGCAGTCGATCGCCGCGTTTTTTGCTGACCCTGACGCGCCTGATGTCGAAGCATATCGCAGCTATCGGCAATTCCTGCTGGAAACCAGCCAGGTTCCGGGCGGCTTTTATTCCCGGCGCGGACGTCGGCAATTGTTGCGCCGCGCCGTGGACATGATGCTAAGCAGCAGCGACCCCTATCAGGCCATTCTGAACAAGAACGAGGCGCAGACGCCACAGTTGAAAATCGTCGAGTAG
- a CDS encoding secondary thiamine-phosphate synthase enzyme YjbQ — translation MQTEFVLHTQGPGLYEFTSDVLQWLERVAKDGVLTLFVRHTSCSLLIQENADPEVQTDLQAFFERLVPRSDNPAMSYLRHTYEGPDDMPAHIKAALMPVSLTIPVSQGRPVLGTWQGIYLFEHRTAPHQRKVAAHLA, via the coding sequence ATGCAGACTGAATTCGTTTTGCACACTCAAGGGCCGGGGCTGTACGAATTTACGTCTGATGTGCTGCAATGGCTTGAACGGGTAGCGAAGGATGGGGTTTTGACTCTGTTCGTTCGCCACACCTCTTGCTCGTTGTTGATCCAGGAAAACGCGGACCCCGAGGTTCAAACTGATCTTCAGGCGTTTTTTGAGCGGCTCGTTCCTCGGTCAGACAACCCCGCCATGTCCTACCTGAGGCACACGTATGAAGGCCCGGATGATATGCCAGCGCATATCAAAGCGGCGCTCATGCCGGTTTCGCTGACGATCCCGGTGTCGCAGGGCCGGCCTGTGCTTGGAACATGGCAAGGGATTTACCTGTTTGAACACCGTACTGCGCCGCATCAAAGGAAGGTTGCAGCGCATCTGGCCTGA
- the nusB gene encoding transcription antitermination factor NusB: MTKTDAPKPANQKRLKKSAARLYAVQALFQMEQSGQTTEAVVNEFLDHRFGAVYEGDEMLEGDSALFRKLVDDAVNYQAPIDQMTDRALVAKWPISRIDPTLRALFRAAGAELTQSDTPPKVVITEFVDVARAFFPEGKEPKFVNAVLDHMAREAQPEAF, from the coding sequence ATGACCAAGACAGACGCGCCGAAACCGGCCAACCAGAAACGCCTTAAGAAATCCGCCGCCCGGCTTTATGCCGTGCAGGCGCTGTTCCAGATGGAGCAGTCCGGGCAGACGACTGAAGCCGTCGTAAACGAGTTTCTGGATCATCGGTTTGGCGCGGTCTACGAGGGCGACGAGATGCTTGAGGGTGACAGCGCGCTGTTCCGCAAGCTGGTGGATGACGCCGTGAACTATCAGGCCCCAATCGACCAGATGACCGACCGTGCGCTGGTGGCCAAGTGGCCGATTTCGCGCATCGACCCGACCCTGCGTGCGCTGTTCCGCGCGGCGGGTGCGGAACTGACCCAAAGCGACACACCGCCCAAGGTGGTGATCACCGAGTTTGTCGATGTGGCGCGTGCCTTTTTCCCTGAAGGTAAAGAACCTAAATTCGTCAATGCCGTGCTGGATCACATGGCGCGGGAGGCTCAGCCCGAGGCGTTCTGA
- a CDS encoding SRPBCC domain-containing protein has translation MTDAVLKKSIFLRAEPETVWAYLTEPDHLAEWFHKPEKTLTEGQKLEMFGTTSGDLLIWGEVRVAKPPRYLEYTFTVKPMGDAISTVKWTLEPVAGGTRLDLLHEGLPQGADAFGLILALDKGWDEHFGKMRVALHETVDA, from the coding sequence ATGACTGATGCCGTATTGAAGAAATCGATTTTCCTGAGGGCGGAACCGGAAACCGTTTGGGCTTATCTGACGGAACCTGACCACCTGGCAGAATGGTTCCACAAACCTGAAAAAACGCTGACGGAAGGTCAGAAGCTTGAGATGTTCGGCACAACAAGCGGCGACTTGTTGATTTGGGGAGAGGTCCGTGTCGCCAAACCTCCCAGGTATTTGGAGTACACTTTCACAGTGAAACCTATGGGCGACGCCATAAGCACGGTGAAGTGGACTTTGGAACCTGTGGCAGGTGGAACACGCCTGGATCTGCTGCATGAAGGTCTGCCACAAGGTGCCGACGCATTTGGCCTGATCCTGGCCCTAGATAAAGGCTGGGATGAACATTTCGGCAAGATGCGTGTTGCATTGCACGAAACTGTTGATGCATGA
- a CDS encoding helix-turn-helix transcriptional regulator, with amino-acid sequence MENQTQNAFRALADPTRRDIIQLLSSRDMTIGQLTDRFDMTRAAVKKHLTVLSDGGLITVEVRGRERINRLEPQGMAPVLDWLRYFDRFWDDRLNSLKEAIERKQND; translated from the coding sequence ATGGAAAACCAAACTCAAAACGCGTTTCGTGCCCTGGCCGACCCCACCCGCCGGGACATCATACAACTGCTTTCGTCTCGGGACATGACGATCGGGCAATTGACCGATCGGTTCGATATGACCCGGGCTGCAGTCAAAAAACACCTCACCGTGTTGTCCGACGGCGGACTAATCACTGTCGAAGTGCGCGGGCGGGAACGCATCAACCGACTTGAACCACAGGGGATGGCCCCCGTGCTCGACTGGCTCAGATACTTCGACCGGTTCTGGGACGATCGCCTGAACTCACTAAAAGAAGCTATTGAAAGGAAACAAAATGACTGA